In uncultured Bacteroides sp., the sequence ATGGAATTAGTAAAGTCAGCGGACCGCGGACCATCGTGTTCGACATTGGCGGAGTTATCCAGTTAAAAGGTCGTCTGACATGTAGCGACGCCTATGTTACCATTGCAGGACAGACTGCCCCCGGCAATGGAATCATGTTCCGCTCGTGCCCGTTCGGCATGGCATCAGAAGGCATCACCCGTTTTCTGCACATGTTTCTCGGTCATGATGCTGCAACATCTGAGACTGGATGTGACGGACTGGGAATGGCCGGAAACAACCACGCTATCATGGACCATTGCTCCATAAGCTGGACTATAGACGAAGCTTTCAGTAGTCGTAATGCGAAGAACGTTACATTGCAGCGCACCATGATATCAGAAGCACTGAACGTTGCCAACCATCCTAACTACCCTTCAGGTACAGCGCATGGCTATGCAGCTACGATAGGTGGAGACACCGGGTCATGCCATCATAACCTGTTGGCTCACAACGAAGGCAGAAACTGGAGTCTCTCAGGCGGTCTGGACGGCGGCGGCGCTTATGCCGGTCACCATGACGTATTCAATAACGTGTGCTACAACTGGGGCGGACGTGCTACAGACGGTGGAACTCACGAGGGAAACTTTGTAAGCAACTACTACAAAATGGGGCCATCTACAAAGAAGCTGCAACTGCTTACCGCGCAACTCGAAGGTACCGGCACCGGCTCGCAAAGTTATTACGTGAGTGGAAATATCCGCAAAAATCTTGATGGAAGCAAGACTCAGGACAAACTCGATGATACTTATAAATATACTCTGTCAAACGGACAGGTGCTGAACTGGACTGTATTCCAAGACAAACCATTCTTTGAATCATACGCCACCATCGAGACAGCTGATGCTGCTTACAAAAATGTGATGTCCGACGTGGGCTGCAATATGCCAATGCTCGACAACCACGACATACGTATGGTGAACGAAACTCTTAAAGGCATCACCACAACCGTAGGTAGCAGGTCGGGAAAGAAAGGTCTTATCGACTCTGAAGAGGATGGTAAATGTGAAGGCTTCAACGGCATCAACATTTACGAAGCACGCAGAACAAGC encodes:
- a CDS encoding T9SS type A sorting domain-containing protein yields the protein MASEGITRFLHMFLGHDAATSETGCDGLGMAGNNHAIMDHCSISWTIDEAFSSRNAKNVTLQRTMISEALNVANHPNYPSGTAHGYAATIGGDTGSCHHNLLAHNEGRNWSLSGGLDGGGAYAGHHDVFNNVCYNWGGRATDGGTHEGNFVSNYYKMGPSTKKLQLLTAQLEGTGTGSQSYYVSGNIRKNLDGSKTQDKLDDTYKYTLSNGQVLNWTVFQDKPFFESYATIETADAAYKNVMSDVGCNMPMLDNHDIRMVNETLKGITTTVGSRSGKKGLIDSEEDGKCEGFNGINIYEARRTSDFDTDNDGMPDWWEKAKGLNPAEADNNTDPDKDGYTVLEDYLNWLAEPHFTINKGISINLKEYFAGYDNNPSFQIIGSSDMFYDCNEGICTFTPAPSFTGFQSIKVKATDDDKVGSLTRNFNFYVSSEATGINNVQSDDTSAASDIYNVSGIKVRSNASSTDISTLTPGIYIVKKQHDKTAATKIIRK